One Coffea eugenioides isolate CCC68of chromosome 2, Ceug_1.0, whole genome shotgun sequence genomic window, TGCTCTCCAAAGAAATTGATATGAGAgtgagaaaaaataaattattaaaggcACAAAatggttttttcttttaaatctttAGTAAAAATTAGCTAAatgtaagaaaaaaagaaattattatatagaaaaaagaaaaaaagaaaaattttatgtaagcaaattttcttgaaaataattctaattcctaatgaattcttctctcatgcaaacaaagaatttggaattccaaatAAATTCCGTATCAATTCTATGTATTTCCCAAACAAAAGAATTGGAATGACTTGGAATTCCAATTCATAGAATTCCAATTCTACAGAATTTTGATTCTAATTCAATTCTAATTCTATAGAACCAAACGCACCCTAAGTGTAATTGTATATTAAAGTATAAAAATAGAAGATTAGGTAAAAATGGAATTCATAAGTTTCCTTCACAGTGCTTCTTGTATTTGCATGAAACTAAAGTAGTAATCTATTGGATTTAACTTTTTCTTGTAGATGCTAGTAGTTTGTTGTAGTTGTGTCTTTCCTTGTATTGTCTCTATTATCTTGTAGATAGGTTGAGAGTTACAAAAGTTTTGAATATACTATTAGAAGCTATTTTTTAGTGTAATAGCTCCTCTTGAAGATTTGTAATTTTTGTATTACTTATTGTGGGATGATGCTTACAAAGGGGCAGGAGCAATGTCAACTATTGGTTGGTTGATTGGTTCTCattgttgtttgtttggattgtaagttagttgagatatttttactgtagcactttttgtgatgtgatgtatatgcgatgaaaaggtaattgggaaggtaaaaaggcgtattggaaattgtaaagatgatgtaagcaaatatatttggggaaataaaggccaatccaaacaaaccataTTCACGCCAAAGAATTAGTGTCATTGGTTGAAAGCTGTATAACATTCTTGGTGAGAATATATCTATAGTGCGTTTTTATTAATTAGATAGGTATTAGTCCAACTGTTGATCAATAATGATAACTTGTCTAATTCATGGATCTGCTGTTATAGATTGTGGTTGAATGTGAATGGCAATTGCAAGAAGGTTTGAATATATGAATTTTTTGATAGTGTTATTTAAGAGGCATACTTGCTTGTtagtttttaaaacaaaatttggatTGTACTTATTTTGTAATTTCTGTTAAGGTGGGAGATAGAGACACCTGAAATGAGTCGCCTATCAATTTGTTGGATAGCAGATGTGGTGTTGATGATCCATcaatgttcatttttttttggtggaacTTTGTGGTCAAAATGCATTGAACTTTTGCATTGGAAATGTAGCACCAGTTATAGGTGTCaaaaaatttgttgaaaaattctatATCTATACCATGAACTAGCGCTTCAACCTTTTGTCCTTGTACGCTGAAAATGTTTTAGAAGAAAATGTTAGGTAAAAAATTTGACTAAACAACTCGTTGGCTAAACCTTTTCTCAATTAACACATAATATTTATTAcatataataaaattaaatgagTTCTCCATGGTATAATCACATATTTCTGACTGATATTGaatgaattaaaaaaagtatggataatccatgaataaagcAAATGAAGatagaattaattttttaaaaaaaatcaaaatataatttactctatttcggctataaagcgaattgatgtatttttggtgatttatccTACTTGTTAGAAGCATATGTATTTTACAAATTATCACAAATTAGAAGTTTaccttcccttttctttttttaagaaGTTTACATTTCGCGGACACAAAGTACCAGTGCATTAAAATTACAAGATCAGAACACGGGCTAGAATTCAATATGCCTATAGCCTcgtttgaattgtgatttatttggagaaaattttttacattttttcgTGAATATTGTTTGTACATaattttcaattatcttttcaCCTCACATACATTATATCCtaaaaaaaatactacagtAATTTATACCCAAAAGTTCTCcaaaaaatacaatccaaacggATAAATTTCATGAATATAAAAGACCAAATGTATTAAATCTAGATTAGTAGTCCAGAAGCATATAGGTCAAAAACTGAAACACGATAGGTCTAACTGAAAACTAGTCGACAATATAAATGAAGCCTTTGATATTTCTCTTCTCGATAGATACATGCACCAGTTAAGTAATACTACAATTATTCATCTCATGGACAATGATTGTAGGAATTAGGATTTGGGAACCATCTGCTATGTATTGTCCTTTTtaactttcatatttttgtattaCGTCAtctttattaaaaagaaaaagaaaaagaaaacaaacacgTTTTGCTTTACTCACCTACCATGAATTTGCTAACAATCTCCACAATCCCGTGGATCAACAAAGCCAATTTTTTATGGTCGTAAACGTGTAATCTTGTAAAAGGATGTGGTATCATGTctacctttttttcttttaatctccCATCCCACCCTCACACCCTTCTCATTCTCAACTATCATTTTTTAACCTAGAATACGAGTCCTAAATTTAAGGAGACCTCTAACCTCATCCTCACACCTTTCCCATTCCCGACTGCCATTTTTCGGATCTAGAATTCGAACCCTAAATTTGAGGAGAGAACTTTAAGAGCCTTCTCCTGAGCAATGGACCAAACCCCCAGTGGTCAGTAGAGCATCTAGTTGTGTTACTAATGATGCTGAATAAAAGCCAAGATACACCTACATTATCACAATTAAGACGCATGGTATTGGTCTCACTCACAATTTGTGTACATCCAAATGCAAATAAATTGCGTGGCCACCATTCAAGCAAATTAAAGGTTTAACACCGGACACAGCAGCATATGAAGGATCAACTCAATGTTCGAGTATCATTCAACAAAGAAACAAACAATATTAGCTCTTGCATTGACCATGAACACAAGCTTGTGCAAGGCAAAAAATACTGGCACAAGGCGAAAATGAATACTGGGGATTGTGGAAGTGGAATATATAATACATCTCGAAAAtagtttatgatttttttttgtaactaaATTAAAGACGCTTCTGAATGACTCCTACCCCAAAGTTATCACTCAACTGCAGCCTGCAGGAATACTGCATGCCCGTATCAGCCCGGTACTTCAAGGGAGCCAAAACAACAGCCAAGCTGTTAACAGAGCAAACTCTGTGTCACAAGCTATTCAAATAGGTTACCTAGATCCCATTTTGTTTCAGAATTTCCGTAATTCAACAAAGACAGGCATACACTTCATAGAACCGTTAAGGCCAAATATACGCCATTGTGCAACTTGTGTTACAGAACATAAGGCAAAAATACTGAAAGGTATTGATCTTGTTTCAACAACCACGAATTGTCAAACTTATGAGAAACATCAGTCTTAACAATTGGCCAACATGGCTGTATAACAATCTTTAACTGTAGAAACTACTAACTGCTTTTAAACCATCAAAATACTAATTTCACATCTTGGAATCTATCAACCTCATTTGCGAGCTTCCACCTTCTTCTGCTCTTTGGCTGCAAGAGTAATCAACGAGACTTAGCCTCAAGTTGTAGACTCGGGATAAATAAAATAGCATGTTGAAcagttaaaaaaatgaaaactacCAGCTTTCTCCTCTTCACGTTTTTTAGCAGCCTCTGCTCTTTGTTGCCTTATAAGGGCTAAGCGTTCTGCAAGTTCAACAATGTTTAGTCGACATAAGTTTTGTGGAAGTACATCATCTTTCAAAACTAAGCAGCATTCAAGGCCGAGTATATCAGCCAATCAATCATCATCTCATCCGCAAAGAATGAAACAAAGATAATAAGTCAGTGTCATGCTTAGAAGTCCTAATCCACAAAGGCAATCACATATTAGTATGCCAAAcacaaataaaaaaggaaagaaaacactGGGAAAGAATGGAGAAGATGCTAgattttttccagatttcaaaTCTACAAGTAAACAAGGCCAAGGCTCAAGTTTGTGCAGGAAACTATATGGCATTTACAAAACCAATGGACCTCGGATTTTTACAGTGCCAAACAAGGTTATTAAGTTAGCAACAGAAACATATCAATAAAAGAGATCCCACTCTTATGCTTCAAAAACCCATCAACTATAATAACATATACTGCTCCAGCATCATGCAAGTTGTAGATGAGCGCATTCAATTTAAGATGAATCAGATTGAGTTGTACAAAAACCATGCTCCAAGATCTTTTAAGAGTTATGTGACATGCTAAATTTTCTAATTTAAATGGAAAAATTCAAAGATAACACCTTCTAACAAAACTCAGTTGCAAACTGCAAATAGCATACCTAAATCTTTCCTCGCTTGTTCTGTTTTCCCCtgttcttgaagcttcatatacCTTTCATGGGCTTTCTGTCTTTCTATCTCCTCTCTGCAAACAAGAAAAGTTTGTTAGAATTgcagaaaaaaattcaaacatgaACCACCTACTGCAAAAACAAACAATAAAAATAGGAAATGCTTGATATAATCAATGTAGACTACTAGAAGAATAGACGAGTAACCATTACAAACCTTTCACGACGTGAAAGTTCAGTTGTTTTCTCCATCTGCAAAACACAAGGAACGGTTCAACCTAGATACCATGATATAATCAAAAGAGTGTACACATCATTTGAGGCTCTCTTACATCAATGTCTCTAGCTTTCACATTTTTTGGCTTAGCCAAATTGGGATTCTCAATCTGAATAACACCCTGGGTGCCTTTACGCTTCTCCTGACAAaagaaaataccaaaaaaaagaaaaaaaaagaattgtaaGTTAAAGCACCTGCCTTTTCTGCAAAGAACTATAAATCGCACTAAACTATGCAATACAGTAATTTAAAAAGAGATACTATTCATGCAATACAAAGCCACAATTTACTTAGTTCCACCTCATCCTCAGATTCCTCTTCAGACTCTTCCTCTGATCTCACATCTTCTTCCACTTCAGCTTCTTCCTGAAGGCATCACAGATTTAATAAAATGTGTTTGTCAGAAAGAGCAGCACCAGaatacctttttctttttctgttgtgttttttttttggggggggggggggtggtgtTCCAATCAACATACAGTCTCAGAAAACCTTTAGATCCCAAGCATTTAAGAAAGCACAAATGGATATTTAATATTCACGAAATGGAAACAGATAAGTAACAGCTTGAAACCGTTCAACTATCCTGTCCCATCCAACACATAATACATTGACATCACCTCTTACCTAGAAGCTTACAAAACTATGCCAAATCTGACATAATCCACCAAGAGTAAATCAACTACCATTGGCATTTTATTCCACTTCTTTTGCACATTGGATGGACAGGGCGAGGACAATGGGACTTAATAATCTAAAACAATTTGATAACTATGATAGAAATCCTAGACTGATGTATCTCAAAATGAAAGCCAACAAAAGACGCATTTACTTGAATACCACTAGAACCTTAAAGACGCATTTAACTTATATACCACTAGAACTTTTCCTCCAACCCATCATAAGGGTCACTCTTCAAACTCGTCCCTATCCACACACTCTCTTCCTCTGCATCCCCCTTCCATATATCACAACTTGAGCCTTCCCTGCCTAATTATCTCTGGGGAATACAAGCCAGGGGTATCAGCTTTCTGAACATTACACTTTCAATACAGTAACCTAATTGCTTGCCAACTGAGCTCTCGATGTGGTTATGTGCTGAATAATGTTTGGTATAATAATGTGAATTGATTTTTTCAGCACTTCAAAGTTCAATTCTGCAGCAAAATTGAATTTTCCTTCTTTGTTACAAGTAAGGTATCATTACAATCCTCCGCAGTCAATAGAAAGCATAATCTTACTGACCCCTATTATTTTCGAAATGAATATAAGGGGGCATTTACTTAAATAAATTATACTTCTTTTCAAATAGTATTTCACATTTTATAAGAATTTGTAATATCCACTGTGACATAACATGATGCATCAAATGACATGCACACATGGAGAGATAAATTTGTACGAGGACAAGGTTCCCTCGATACCCTTCCTTCACATCCTCATGCCTCTTCACACACAAGTCAATTACTTGGCCCAGCAAAATGGTAAAGTTCGAGACTCCCTATATACAGTTAATTTATCAAACATCACTAATGATTTGTGTTTGAACATCAGATAGCAAAATTATCTTTTTGACACTTATCAAGTAACTCAAAAGTTTTTGTGCACATCTTAAGCATTCTGATGCTGTCTTATCAACTGCATCCCTAGTTAGTCACTTCTATAGGTTTAACAAGTACAATATAGAACATCCAAAACTCATTTTCCATTAAGTTATGTAGACTTGAAGCCATGACCCCAAATAATCCCATTGATTAATGTTCAGATATTTAGTTCTCAATGTTTTGCAGCGCACCAGTCAATAAATATATTAATTACGTAAAACGGATCATGGAGAATTTAAGGAAAGGGTAAGCATGCCCAAACAAAGATGAATAGCCTGTAGAAAAGAGATTTGTAGAATACCATCAGTGAGTTGTTATATACCGGAGTTCAAAGCAAATATATCTACCTGTCTGAATGTGCGAGGACGAGGAGCAGATGTTCCAGCAACTGTTACATTGTCAGAGGAAACAAAGCTATGTTAACCAACTGTACATTACTTCAACACAAACCCTTAATCCACAtgtatgaaattttcaaacacaTGTGAGAAACTACAATGGACAGCATGATTTTCAGTTTCCATAATGAAACTTATTAATTCGGTAGCTTCTTTAGAGACTACAATTTAATAAGCCACTCACACTGAAATATCAAGAGATTCAAGCATGGTTCAGATTCCTAAATAACCCCTTccactccaaaaaaaaaaatgtataatgacaaaataaagctaaaaagAAAGCCCCCTTATCATGCAAAAAGGACCcaaacatgaaataaaatgaagaagaaataggTCCTCCAAATGAACTAATCTGACACTCTTCAGTAAATGAAAGCTTCTTTATAAGAACCTTAAACTCAACAACTGCTATACCAAAATCAAGCCTGGCCGTGTAATACCCAAATTCACATGTACAAGTCAAAGACAGGTCAGTACACTATATATGAGTTGCACAACAAACTTGACTGCTGCACCATGTACAAATGCCAATATTAGACTAAATCACATGATCAGAATTAGACATTGTCAAAAACTATTGTTAAGACTAAATCACGAGTTATTAACTCTGTACATAGTTCCTAATTAGACTTCTCTACTTCCTTCTCAACATCTTCAGTAATATACTTCCAAACTCATAGATAACCAAGCACATAGCCATTTCTTACAAGACACAGTACAAATTTCTGATAATTAATACAGATAACCACACTATCTACCATGCTACCAAATTCTCTTATTAAGGCAATTATTAATCTAATACGCAACTGTACTCTACACAGCTGTGCTGTACTGTAATATCTCAAACAATGGACGGGAACACAAACGTTGGATGATACAgtgttctttattttatttattcaaaataagtgaTAGTATAAGCTTATCGTGAATCTAGTCCACGTGAATACTAGACAATTTTGTTCTCAATCCATCCGACCCAACAGAAAGTTGGTTTCAGAATTAGTCAATTACACTTTACAGCAGGCCCAATCTTAATAAGACAACAAAATTCCGAACTCAATTTCTCAAAAGAAATCCAAACTTAGACATCAATTTTTTATTCAAACAATATAGTATGTATACATATGTATCTAATAATTAACCAAACCCATCATAAAGATCAGCCAAAAGTCAGCTGAGAGATCCCAACAGCTTGCAAACTAAACCAAACAACAGACCCAATTTAAGTAAACCTTCAATCAATCTATCTAATAAAAAATCAGATCCACAATCAGAAACTGGAAATTTCCGACTTAATTCAATCCAAACCAAATAAGCAGTGACATACTCATCTCTTCAGGAGTAGAGAATTGGCGGCGACCGGTGGGCTTTCCCTTAAACTTTCCCCTTCCCATCTTTTGTCTGCTTCGAGTCTGTGAAAATAACTGAGAATTTCAGACGCAAAAATGGACCCACGGAAACGAAGTAATCAGTTAATCCCCTCCTCCTGAAGAAGTGGCAAAAGAACAAGAGCAAGAAGATTCTTTTTTTGGGGCGGGGGTGGTTCTGGGTTCTTTCTGCTAAATGGGACTAAGCTTTTTATCGGCAAAGAACCCTCGCTAGTCGTGGGAAGCGCTGAGGGAGATATTCATGGATTGTAGTGGAAGGGGAATATTGGAATGTAAAACGCCCCGGATAATTGAACAAAAGCGGATTCACTTTTTATCACGGGTTACTTTCAACTTTCACCTCCAACTATTGCCATATTTGCATATAATATCCCTTTACTCCTCTCTATATTCTTTCTAGACGTCAAATAATTTGCATTGTTAAAATTGTGTTTGAAAGAGCCAAGCTTGAATCTACATTGATTAGCACAATGCTAGTATTGTATTTTATGCTTCTTAATTGAAAATTGATATGTGCTTGAGAAGTTAttcaataataatttttattctgCTTTAGTTTGATTGATGATAAATCAATAGATTGATATGTGTTTGAGAAAGTAGTCAATGATAGAGTTTATTCGATTTTAGTTTGATTGATGATAAATCAATCTCGATTGATGCTAATTGACTAAACTCAATTGGACCTCTTACTATTTTTTTCATGGAGTTATAACCATTAAACAAATTAACATTAGAAAAGGTCATACCAaacttggattgcaattttaaacttaattttAGATAGGGTTGAACTTGTGCCTTGTGAATCATATATTTTCAACGAGATCCTAGTAAAGTATAAGAATTTATGGATAGGGGATGTATTTGTGTACATTGTGTTaggatatacatatatacatatatatatatatatatatatttatctaAGTATGATTCAATAATAGAGATGAGAACACTATGAAGTTTGTTCAAGTTAGCTCTGATGTTCTATATTTGAGATAAGCAAATTATTGTAACTGCCCACACAATTTCAATTGGACTAGTATATCAAAATACAGTCATAACCCTTCAATAACAAAGAGATGAAAAAAAGATCCAATTTAAGAGTTGAATGTGCAATTTAGAACATTATATCCATGCTTGAATCTTGtacttattatttttattacacaaaattgaagaaattaaacTCTCTTTTGGTCCGTTTGATGAATTCAAGAATGATGTCGAAGTGGCCATTGTACAATACATTGCAAAGGATAAAAGTTTTGTTAAATTCCTTTTCATCTTCGATTTCACATAATTTTAGAGAGGCCAATTCTGTGGCGAATAAATTGGCAAACTTGCAATTTTCCTCTGAGCTTTATTGCACGTCATATCACCAGCTTCCTTGAATTATTTGGACATCAATGTTATTAGATTGTAAAGGGTTTTCATCAATACGTACATTTTTTGTAAAGGAGTAGTACTCCTATGTTAGGAAGTTCTTGAACTCTTTGTTTGGTATTTTCTTAAACTCTTTGTAattattttccatttttattaataaaacaaGAGTTTGGGATCCTCACCTTGTCGACGGAGTTTGCtggtaaacaaaaaaaaaaaaactctattttcttttaaaataataCAAATGTTCTATTTAGTTTACATAatgaaaattcttttttttttctctctttgagAGGTTGCAATAGCTTTTTATATTAGGAACATTTTTATTTCAataaattaaccaaaaaaagtaaaaatgaaaattagagAGCATAAATGAGCCCGGGCCGCCTGAACATCTGATCAGTAACGTGAGGCGCGAGCCGACAACAGACCTCGGGCTTGTGAACGTTGAGGGGCAAATTTGTGCCCAACATTTGagtgttttaaacaaaataatttgGTCCTACTAAAGCCCAACTCGTAAAACCCAATTGATACTCTAACCATTATTACagattgagaaatttttttttttcccagtgTAATGTAATTTTGTCTGAGTTCTGATTTAGTCTTGAATTTTGCTCTCCAGGTATTACAAGGACATATTTGATTTAGCTTAGGAACCTATAAAAGATataaatgaaaatgaaagagacTAATATTGGGGGCTTATTGACGATTGGATTAATCCATGATTCTCTGTTTCAGAATTCAATCAAAGTATATGGACGGTGCTTAGATACTAGACAGCCACTATGAGGAGCAAAATTTGAGGGTCTACTAttccccttttgttttcttaGACAACATTCAAGTTTGGGGAAATTGCATATATCTTAGTAAAATATTATACGGCCAGGAATAAATTGAGATAATGAAAGCAAGGCCTTTGTCAATTCTAAGCAAAGAAAAAGAGTTAACAAAGAAAATCATTCTAAGATTTCATTTTTCAGTTTTCGGATGTGGTTACCAGAACAAATTAAAGACTAAACTTGGCCATCTTTAATTGAGTCATTAGTAAAGATCATCGAGTAGAGTTTGATTTAGTTCCATCTGTTTCAGTGGTCAACAGCATGTAAAAATTCAAAACTACTtgataactctaacaagtaattAAGGTTATTACTTGGGACAATTTGAATTGTGAAACAACAAAGACAAAAAGGATCATAGAATGTATGGGATAATTAATCACATGTCAAAAAGAGCATAATTCTTGAATGTCAAATTGTGTAAAAAGATGCTAAGAAATACCATCCGCAAAAGCTGGAGATAATTGAAATTTGCACTTGATTAATACTTACACTTATAGATGCCAAACCATCAGGTTATATTAATTTCCTACTTGGCGTTATAAACAGGGAAGAAAACATCACATCACAAAGTAAACTCCAAGATAACGATGAGAATTGTACGCAAATTTGTAATTACAGGATATATTTGATCATCTCGATAGAAAATGAGTGAGGCAAAAAATGTTGATCCTGCTACATTATCTTTTACTGGAGAATTCAACAAAGTTCAGAAAAAGGAGTCCGAGTTATTTAAATTCAATAGCCAGACATGAGGAATGAAATGGAATCACAATGGAATTTTAATATGTAATTAATCCACCATTAGTTCAACAGCCCTTTTATCTTGTTAATAAACTCATCAATATAAGAACTTTCGGTGCCTTCTCTTAACAAGAAATCCCTCCATTTAGCATGGTTAGCTCTCACCTCCTTTCCAATCTCACTGCCATCATCCATCACCAGTCTTATAGCTTTGCAAACACCTTCTTTTGTAAACAATCCATCTTCATCGCCTCTCTCCACTTCAACTCCAACTCTAAGATCTCCACCCATAAGTCTTGCATTGATGAATTGATCTCCAAATTGTGGCAGCAGCACCATCTGGCACTCATTCACCAAACCCTCTGATAATGATCCTGAACCACAATGAGTAACAAAACACCCCACAGAAGAGTGCGCCAAAATCAATTGTTGTTGCACCCAACCTCCATAAACGACACCTCTTCCTTGAATTCTCTCATTGAAACCCTCTGGTAAAGCCATTTCAATGGTCTCAGATCCTATAGGTGGTTTAAGGGCAGCCAAAAAGGGAAGACCTGTTAGCTCAAGTCCCTTAAGTAGTTCTTGAAACTGATCCTTTTGTAGTCTGCATTCACTGCCAAATGCACAGAAAATCACACTTTTAGCTTTGAATCCACTCAGCCacttttcccatttttcttCCAGAGTTGTGGTTGCCTGCTCTGGCAGTACAGGTCCAGCAAGCATGACCGGCTTCTTGAACTTTCTTTCAATAAACTCACAATAAGGGCCTTCCATTTCTCTACAAGTCTTGAAGCCTATGGCATCACAATCCTCAGCACTTATTAACAGGCGCTCCAGGAACGACAAACCACTACCAATCTCCTTAACCTTTCCAGCAAAATTCAATCCACGTGCTTCATGACTAAGGAGCTTAATGCAGGAAGAAGGAAAACCAGGCGGAGCTTTCATCAGATCAGCATCTGTCGTCTGTTCTCCCCGAAAGGTGTAGCCCGACGTCGCAGAGCTCATGGTGATAAAGAAGATGGATTTAATGCCTAAACGCCTAGCCAGTTTTGGCAACCAATGTGTAAAATCAAAGAAAACAACCTGGGGTTTGATCTCTTGGAGAATAGATTCAATCTGGGGCTGTGTGCTATCCATTGCTAGGCGCAGATTAGGTTGCAAATGAAAAGGAATGTCAGCAGTGGTTTCTGCACCAGGAGGAAGGCCTTCAACTTGAGGAACACATAAGGGTATGAAGTCGATGAGGTCTGGATAGAGATTGAACTGTTTCAACTGGGCTTGTGTTTTTCTGGGCAGCAAGAAGAAGATTTTGTGGCCTCCGTCGGCAAGCTTGTTAGACATATGAAGAAATGCAGTGAGATGGCCCATGGCAAACCATGGGTACATAACAATGCTCATAGAATTGTGTTTGTCATCCATCATTTCTATGTCCTTGTGTATTGTCTTGTGGAAAGAGCAGAAGAGAGCTGGGAAGGACAATTGATGGATGGAATTCGAATTAGGTCATGTACACATTTTTCACTATTCACTCTCTCGCCTATTGACGCTGAACATATCCAACTTTTTTCATGTTACTATGTGTATCTCCAAGTGCTTACCTGCATGAGATATCAATTTCTATTCAGTCTCAGAGGAGATGGAGATGCTAGTTTCTAGTTTGCTATCTTAGTATACATGCCTGCTCATTTTTCCTTGATTGGGGAGGTATGCTTAAGGTATTTTTACCTCAGTTACCTTGCAAAAATATTCTAATAACAATTTGAGATCtacattcttttttctttagcATGGTAACTCAgccatgagaaataatatagTACATGGTAATACAGAAATATATCGTTAAAATGGTCCTGCCGATTTTCCACTACCTACAAGTGTATATGCAAC contains:
- the LOC113761149 gene encoding 28 kDa heat- and acid-stable phosphoprotein gives rise to the protein MGRGKFKGKPTGRRQFSTPEEMIAGTSAPRPRTFRQEEAEVEEDVRSEEESEEESEDEEKRKGTQGVIQIENPNLAKPKNVKARDIDMEKTTELSRREREEIERQKAHERYMKLQEQGKTEQARKDLERLALIRQQRAEAAKKREEEKAAKEQKKVEARK
- the LOC113763615 gene encoding anthocyanidin 3-O-glucoside 2''-O-glucosyltransferase-like codes for the protein MMDDKHNSMSIVMYPWFAMGHLTAFLHMSNKLADGGHKIFFLLPRKTQAQLKQFNLYPDLIDFIPLCVPQVEGLPPGAETTADIPFHLQPNLRLAMDSTQPQIESILQEIKPQVVFFDFTHWLPKLARRLGIKSIFFITMSSATSGYTFRGEQTTDADLMKAPPGFPSSCIKLLSHEARGLNFAGKVKEIGSGLSFLERLLISAEDCDAIGFKTCREMEGPYCEFIERKFKKPVMLAGPVLPEQATTTLEEKWEKWLSGFKAKSVIFCAFGSECRLQKDQFQELLKGLELTGLPFLAALKPPIGSETIEMALPEGFNERIQGRGVVYGGWVQQQLILAHSSVGCFVTHCGSGSLSEGLVNECQMVLLPQFGDQFINARLMGGDLRVGVEVERGDEDGLFTKEGVCKAIRLVMDDGSEIGKEVRANHAKWRDFLLREGTESSYIDEFINKIKGLLN